One segment of Parvularcula sp. IMCC14364 DNA contains the following:
- the nuoI gene encoding NADH-quinone oxidoreductase subunit NuoI, which produces MSRVAQALNGMFMKDFAGAFWLALKYFFRPKATVNYPFEKGPLSPRFRGEHALRRYPNGEERCIACKLCEAICPAQAITIEAEPRDDGSRRTTRYDIDMTKCIYCGFCQEACPVDAIVEGPNFEFATETREELFYDKDRLLENGDRWEREIAKNLEMDAPYR; this is translated from the coding sequence ATGTCCCGTGTCGCACAAGCCCTGAACGGCATGTTCATGAAAGATTTTGCTGGCGCTTTCTGGCTGGCACTAAAGTACTTTTTCCGGCCCAAGGCGACGGTGAATTATCCTTTTGAAAAAGGGCCGCTATCGCCCCGCTTCCGCGGAGAACATGCCTTGCGTCGTTATCCCAATGGCGAAGAGCGGTGCATTGCCTGTAAATTGTGCGAGGCGATCTGTCCGGCACAGGCGATCACGATTGAAGCCGAGCCGCGTGATGATGGCTCGCGCCGCACCACGCGCTACGACATCGACATGACGAAATGCATCTATTGCGGTTTTTGCCAGGAGGCATGTCCGGTGGATGCCATCGTTGAGGGGCCGAATTTTGAATTTGCGACTGAAACCAGAGAAGAGCTGTTCTATGACAAGGATCGGCTTCTTGAAAATGGTGACCGCTGGGAGCGGGAAATCGCAAAAAATCTGGAAATGGATGCGCCTTACCGCTAA
- the nuoH gene encoding NADH-quinone oxidoreductase subunit NuoH: protein MIEFLTGRDWDVWWSGALSTTLQTLALMVVLLVSLAFLLLFDRKVWAAVQMRKGPNVVGAFGLLQSFADFFKFVLKEIVVPAGADKTVFLLAPFISFVLAFIGWAVVPVGPGLVVSDINVGILYLFAVSSLGVYGIIMGGWASNSKYPFLGSLRSAAQMVSYEVSLGFIIISVLLLVGSMNLTDIVNSQDRGLGILNWHFIPLFPLFVMFFISALAETNRPPFDLPEAESELVAGYQVEYSSTPYLLFMIGEYLNIVLMCAMTVILFLGGWHAPIDVPVLNAIPLFWFGAKVVFMFFMFAMVKAIVPRYRYDQLMRIGWKLFLPFSIAYLIFVAGMMLMFPDLADWFQSWRAN, encoded by the coding sequence ATGATTGAATTCCTGACAGGCAGAGACTGGGACGTATGGTGGAGCGGGGCGCTTTCAACCACCCTGCAGACGCTTGCCCTGATGGTCGTACTGCTGGTCTCGCTGGCATTTCTGCTGCTGTTTGACCGCAAGGTCTGGGCCGCCGTGCAAATGCGTAAGGGACCGAATGTCGTTGGGGCCTTTGGCCTGCTTCAGTCCTTTGCCGATTTTTTCAAATTCGTTTTGAAAGAAATTGTTGTGCCAGCGGGCGCGGACAAGACAGTATTCCTGCTCGCCCCGTTCATTTCCTTCGTGCTCGCCTTTATCGGCTGGGCAGTTGTGCCGGTCGGGCCCGGCCTTGTTGTGTCGGACATCAATGTCGGCATTCTCTATCTTTTCGCTGTCTCGTCGCTTGGTGTGTATGGCATCATCATGGGCGGCTGGGCCTCCAATTCGAAATACCCGTTTCTCGGCTCGCTGCGCTCCGCGGCACAGATGGTCTCTTATGAGGTCTCTCTGGGCTTTATCATTATTTCCGTGCTGTTGTTGGTCGGCTCAATGAACCTGACTGATATTGTCAACAGTCAGGACCGTGGCCTTGGTATTCTCAACTGGCACTTCATTCCGCTCTTCCCGTTATTTGTGATGTTCTTCATTTCGGCGCTGGCAGAGACCAACCGCCCACCCTTCGACCTGCCGGAAGCAGAGTCAGAACTCGTTGCCGGGTATCAGGTTGAGTATTCTTCCACGCCGTATCTGCTGTTTATGATTGGTGAATATCTCAACATTGTGCTGATGTGCGCCATGACAGTTATTCTGTTCCTTGGTGGCTGGCATGCCCCGATTGACGTGCCGGTCCTGAATGCAATCCCGCTGTTCTGGTTTGGGGCCAAGGTCGTCTTCATGTTTTTCATGTTCGCCATGGTAAAGGCGATTGTGCCACGTTATCGCTATGACCAGTTGATGCGTATCGGCTGGAAGCTGTTCCTGCCATTTTCGATTGCCTACCTCATCTTCGTGGCAGGCATGATGTTGATGTTCCCTGATCTTGCTGACTGGTTCCAAAGCTGGAGGGCCAACTGA
- the nuoG gene encoding NADH-quinone oxidoreductase subunit NuoG, translating into MTDTRAIKVNGNEVEVRADLTLLQACEAAGEEIPRFCYHERLSVAGNCRMCLIEVKGGPPKPVASCAQNVRDLRPGPEGQPPELFTNTPMVKKAREGVMEFLLINHPLDCPICDQGGECDLQDQAMAYGRDGTRFEENKRAVEEKHMGPLIKTIMTRCIQCTRCVRFATEVAGVDDLGLVNRGENAEITTYLEKAVESELTGNLIDVCPVGALTSKPYAFSARPWELRKTETIDVMDAVGSNIRVDARGREVMRILPRLHDDVNEEWLADKSRFIWDGLNRQRLDQPYIRKDGKLRPASWEEAFDVAAARLGAVAPEKAAALVGDLVPAEAVKALKDLMASIGSPHTDCRQIGEGLGLLADGSRAPRESYLFNSGIAGLEQADAVLLVGTNPRIEAPLINARLRKMWLSDMKLEIVLIGEAADLTYEYTHLGAGPDSLATLVSGESGFLEILKKAERPAIIIGSAVLTRADTGALLAELGQLAGTVGAIAEGWNGYNILHTAAARVGALDLGFLPGVGGLAMGGILDGAASGDIEVVYNLGCDELDATKLEKAFVIYQGHHGDAGARTADVIFPGAAYTEQHGIYVNTEGRVQMAQRAYFPFGEAREDWAILRAFSEKLGKTLPYDDLFALRQAMIEDAPVLGAIDQAPSPAALDVNALGQKGDTGSEPFRSPVSNYYLTNPIARASKTMAECSAALVEKRIMAAE; encoded by the coding sequence GCGCGACTTGCGTCCTGGGCCGGAAGGGCAACCCCCTGAGCTGTTTACAAACACGCCAATGGTCAAAAAGGCCCGCGAAGGGGTGATGGAATTTCTGCTCATCAATCACCCGCTGGATTGCCCTATCTGCGATCAGGGCGGTGAATGTGACCTGCAGGACCAGGCAATGGCCTATGGCCGCGATGGCACGCGGTTTGAAGAAAACAAACGCGCCGTCGAAGAAAAGCATATGGGGCCTTTGATCAAGACGATCATGACCCGCTGCATCCAGTGCACCCGCTGCGTTCGGTTCGCAACGGAAGTTGCTGGTGTGGATGATCTGGGCTTGGTCAATCGCGGCGAGAATGCCGAGATTACAACCTATCTTGAAAAAGCCGTTGAAAGCGAATTGACCGGCAACCTGATTGATGTCTGCCCTGTTGGCGCTCTCACCTCCAAGCCCTATGCGTTCAGTGCAAGGCCTTGGGAGCTGCGCAAGACCGAAACCATCGACGTGATGGATGCTGTGGGGTCCAACATCCGCGTGGATGCACGGGGCCGGGAAGTCATGCGCATCCTGCCGCGCCTGCATGACGATGTGAATGAGGAATGGCTGGCAGACAAGTCGCGCTTTATCTGGGACGGTCTGAATCGTCAGCGTCTTGACCAGCCATATATCCGCAAGGACGGCAAGTTGCGACCGGCCAGCTGGGAAGAAGCGTTTGACGTCGCCGCGGCGAGGCTTGGCGCGGTAGCACCCGAAAAAGCGGCTGCGCTAGTGGGGGATCTTGTTCCCGCTGAGGCTGTGAAAGCTCTTAAAGACCTGATGGCCTCTATCGGTTCGCCGCATACTGACTGCCGTCAGATTGGTGAGGGGCTGGGCTTGTTGGCTGATGGAAGCCGCGCGCCACGTGAAAGCTATCTGTTCAACAGCGGCATTGCCGGCCTTGAACAGGCAGATGCAGTGCTGCTTGTGGGCACCAACCCACGTATCGAAGCACCGCTCATCAATGCCCGTCTGCGCAAGATGTGGCTGAGTGATATGAAGCTCGAGATCGTTCTGATCGGCGAAGCAGCTGATCTGACCTACGAGTACACGCATCTTGGTGCCGGACCTGACAGCCTGGCAACGCTTGTCAGTGGGGAGAGTGGCTTTCTTGAAATCCTCAAAAAAGCAGAGAGACCGGCCATCATTATCGGCAGCGCTGTACTGACACGCGCAGATACTGGCGCGTTGCTGGCGGAACTTGGTCAACTGGCCGGGACTGTTGGTGCAATAGCGGAAGGCTGGAATGGCTACAATATTCTGCATACAGCTGCGGCACGCGTTGGGGCACTTGACCTTGGCTTTCTGCCCGGCGTGGGCGGTCTTGCCATGGGCGGCATTCTCGATGGTGCGGCATCAGGCGATATAGAAGTCGTCTATAATCTTGGCTGTGACGAACTGGATGCGACAAAGCTGGAAAAGGCTTTCGTCATTTATCAGGGCCACCACGGCGACGCAGGTGCGCGCACAGCGGATGTTATTTTCCCTGGTGCGGCCTATACCGAGCAGCACGGTATTTATGTGAATACGGAAGGGCGGGTGCAGATGGCCCAGCGCGCCTATTTCCCGTTTGGCGAAGCGCGTGAAGACTGGGCGATTTTGAGAGCGTTTTCAGAAAAGCTGGGCAAAACATTGCCTTATGATGATCTTTTTGCCCTGCGACAGGCCATGATAGAGGACGCGCCCGTATTGGGGGCAATCGATCAGGCACCGTCACCAGCCGCGCTTGATGTCAACGCGTTGGGACAAAAAGGCGACACGGGCTCGGAGCCGTTCCGCTCGCCCGTCAGCAATTATTATCTGACGAACCCGATTGCGCGGGCCAGCAAGACGATGGCTGAATGTTCAGCAGCCCTCGTCGAGAAGCGAATCATGGCAGCCGAGTAA